The Gemmatimonadaceae bacterium sequence ACCATCGTGAGGTTGCTCACGATGTTGAACGCCGCGACGAGCACGATCAGCAGCAGGATCACGCCCATGCCCAGCTTCTCAAGCTTGAGCGCCTGGAACAGTGACGAGTTCTGCTCCTGCCAGTCGACGGTGCGATACGGATACCCCAGCGTTTCGGCGAGTCGCGGAGCGACCTCGGGCGCGGACCAGCGATCGGTGGTCCGGACCTCGATGCCGGTCACCGCCGAATCGAGGCCGGCCACCTGCTGCGCCGCTGCAAGGGACATGTAGAGGTACGCGTTGTCATATTCGTACATCCCGGTATCGAACACGCCCGTCACCTCGAACTGCGCCTGGACGGGCACGATGGTACCGAGCGCGGCGTTCACCTTGGCCCCACCGATCGTGAGGACGGTGACCGTGTCGCCGGCGAACGCATTCAGCTTCTGCGCGAGCAACCGCCCGAGGACCACGCCGTTGGTCGAGCCGTCCGAGGCCCGAAAGGTGAAGTCTCCCTGTGTGGCGTGCTTCCGAATGGCCGTCACGCCCTCCTTCCCCGGAGCGTCCGGTTCGATGCCGGCGATGTAGGCGCCTTCGCGGTAGTCATGCCCGGCGCTCACGACGCCCTGCGTGAGCACGTAGGGTGCAGCGGCCGCGACCCCGGCATCGCTGCGCACGCGGCGCACCACCGATCGCCAGTCGTTCACGCGGGGATCCTCGCCGTACGGCAGCACGCGCACGTCCGGCGAGCCGATCAGGATCTTCTCGCGAAGGTCGCGCTGCAGCCCGTTCATCACGCCCATCACGACGATCAGCGCACTCACGCCGACGATGACGCCGCCGATCGCAATGAGGCTGATGAACGACAGCAGCCG is a genomic window containing:
- a CDS encoding ABC transporter permease, which produces MSRLELGIAWRYLRSRRGSRLLSFISLIAIGGVIVGVSALIVVMGVMNGLQRDLREKILIGSPDVRVLPYGEDPRVNDWRSVVRRVRSDAGVAAAAPYVLTQGVVSAGHDYREGAYIAGIEPDAPGKEGVTAIRKHATQGDFTFRASDGSTNGVVLGRLLAQKLNAFAGDTVTVLTIGGAKVNAALGTIVPVQAQFEVTGVFDTGMYEYDNAYLYMSLAAAQQVAGLDSAVTGIEVRTTDRWSAPEVAPRLAETLGYPYRTVDWQEQNSSLFQALKLEKLGMGVILLLIVLVAAFNIVSNLTMVVTDKTREIGILKAMGMTARSVRRIFLAQGLTIGLVGTTIGLTLGLAVSAALGTYKLIRLDPSVYFIDHLPVATEVGDVTFTIIASIAIAGIATLYPAHQAARLFPIEAIRHE